In the Egibacteraceae bacterium genome, one interval contains:
- a CDS encoding polyprenol monophosphomannose synthase encodes MSTILVVPTFNERATVERVVSGALAADPRMQVLVVDDGSPDGTGELVEALARKERRVAVLHRDGKQGLGSAYRTGFAWGLERGADVLCEMDADLSHDPADLPRLLAALDEGADVAIGSRYVPGGRVEGWPRRRLWLSTGANRYVRAATGLPVRDATAGFRAYRRAVVEAIDLDTVKSEGYAFQIEMTLRAWRAGFTVVEVPITFRERTEGASKISRAIILEALWRVAAWGWQNRVAQPLRRLGNRRPVDPERR; translated from the coding sequence GTGAGCACCATTCTCGTCGTCCCTACATTCAACGAGCGAGCAACCGTCGAGCGGGTCGTATCAGGGGCGCTCGCAGCTGACCCGCGCATGCAGGTGCTCGTCGTCGACGACGGGTCACCGGACGGGACGGGGGAGCTCGTCGAGGCGCTGGCCCGGAAGGAGCGGCGCGTCGCGGTACTGCACCGGGACGGCAAGCAGGGTCTGGGCTCGGCCTACCGGACGGGGTTTGCCTGGGGTCTGGAGCGCGGGGCGGATGTGCTCTGCGAGATGGACGCTGACCTGTCGCATGACCCGGCGGACCTGCCGCGCCTGCTGGCCGCGCTCGACGAGGGTGCGGACGTCGCGATCGGGTCGCGCTACGTCCCCGGCGGCCGTGTGGAGGGCTGGCCGAGGAGGCGGCTGTGGCTGTCAACCGGGGCGAACCGGTACGTGCGGGCGGCCACCGGTCTGCCGGTGCGTGACGCCACGGCCGGCTTCCGCGCCTACCGGCGCGCGGTGGTGGAAGCCATCGATCTCGACACCGTGAAGTCGGAGGGCTACGCCTTCCAGATCGAGATGACCCTCCGTGCCTGGCGGGCGGGCTTCACCGTCGTCGAGGTGCCGATCACCTTCCGGGAGCGCACCGAGGGTGCGAGCAAGATCAGCCGGGCGATCATCCTCGAGGCGTTGTGGCGGGTGGCGGCATGGGGGTGGCAGAACCGCGTCGCGCAGCCCCTGCGCCGCCTCGGGAACCGCCGGCCCGTCGATCCCGAGCGGCGGTGA
- a CDS encoding lysophospholipid acyltransferase family protein: MTGRPDAEVIDLDPQRRRGARDAHSPAEDPDGPDSPGDRAPPAGGLRGDVDGAVEAALAFLRRRITGDYPIDRFGFDRELTEQVILPLARPLYQRYWRVRTTGMEHVPAEGGALVVANHSGTLPFDAVMTKVALYDDHPAHRHLRELAADLALRLPFAGPLARKTGSTLAHGEDARRLLADGELVGVWPEGFKGAGKLYRDRYKLQRFGRGGFVGVALRAQVPIIPVAIVGAEEIYPMLGNVRWLARLLGFPYFPVTAQFPLLGPLGIVPLPSKWVIDFGPPIDTAGYGPEAADDPMCVFELTDRVRDTIQQMLYRNLTARRSLFS; this comes from the coding sequence GTGACGGGCCGGCCCGACGCCGAGGTCATCGACCTCGACCCCCAGCGCCGCCGGGGCGCGCGCGACGCCCACTCGCCGGCCGAGGACCCCGACGGCCCGGACAGCCCCGGCGACCGGGCGCCACCGGCGGGAGGGTTGCGGGGCGACGTCGACGGTGCGGTCGAGGCGGCCCTGGCCTTCCTGCGCCGGCGCATCACGGGCGACTACCCGATCGACCGCTTCGGCTTCGACCGCGAGCTGACCGAGCAGGTGATCCTGCCGCTCGCCCGGCCGCTCTACCAGCGCTACTGGCGGGTACGCACCACCGGCATGGAGCACGTACCCGCCGAGGGCGGGGCGCTCGTGGTGGCCAACCACTCGGGGACGCTGCCGTTCGACGCGGTCATGACGAAGGTGGCGCTCTACGACGACCATCCCGCGCACCGTCACCTGCGCGAGCTCGCAGCCGACCTCGCCCTGCGCCTGCCGTTCGCCGGACCGCTGGCGCGCAAGACGGGCAGCACGCTGGCCCACGGCGAGGACGCGCGCCGGCTGCTCGCCGACGGCGAGCTCGTCGGCGTGTGGCCCGAGGGGTTCAAGGGCGCCGGCAAGCTTTACCGGGACCGCTACAAGCTCCAGCGCTTCGGCCGTGGCGGCTTCGTCGGGGTGGCCCTGCGCGCCCAGGTGCCGATCATCCCGGTGGCCATCGTCGGTGCGGAGGAGATCTACCCGATGCTCGGCAACGTCCGCTGGCTTGCGCGCCTGCTCGGCTTCCCCTACTTCCCGGTGACCGCGCAGTTCCCGCTGCTCGGGCCGCTCGGGATCGTGCCGCTGCCGAGCAAGTGGGTGATCGACTTCGGCCCGCCGATCGACACCGCCGGCTACGGCCCCGAGGCCGCCGACGACCCGATGTGCGTCTTCGAGCTGACCGACCGCGTGCGCGACACCATCCAGCAGATGCTCTACCGCAACCTCACGGCCCGACGGTCGCTGTTCTCGTGA
- a CDS encoding lasso peptide biosynthesis B2 protein, producing the protein MQEALLYDPRAVPLPRRLLTRVVVGVARLLATQSPHRIRRVLGWIRRGARPARLEEAKAARDTVTVVSLACAGPQGCLPRSLATVLLCRLRGQWPAWCVGARRLPPFGAHAWVEVDGTPVGEDYPADYFRTFFTVA; encoded by the coding sequence ATGCAGGAGGCTCTCCTCTACGATCCCCGCGCCGTGCCGCTCCCGCGACGGCTGCTCACCCGCGTGGTCGTGGGTGTGGCCCGCCTGCTCGCCACCCAGTCCCCGCACCGGATCCGCAGGGTGCTCGGGTGGATCCGCCGCGGGGCCCGGCCCGCGAGGTTGGAGGAGGCGAAGGCGGCGCGCGACACGGTGACGGTGGTGAGCCTCGCGTGCGCGGGTCCCCAGGGGTGCCTGCCCCGATCGCTCGCGACGGTGCTGCTCTGCCGGCTCCGCGGCCAGTGGCCCGCCTGGTGCGTCGGTGCGCGCCGTCTGCCGCCCTTCGGTGCGCACGCATGGGTGGAGGTCGACGGAACGCCGGTGGGGGAGGACTACCCCGCCGACTACTTCCGCACCTTCTTCACCGTGGCCTAG
- a CDS encoding NAD-dependent epimerase/dehydratase family protein translates to MAERSRRRVLITGIAGVLASRLATRLAADDGVGYVAGVDLREPPEDLDGVEFIRADLRSPLVAKVVESTQVDTIVHLHVVATPRAAGGRARMKEHNIIGTMQLLGAAQRAPALRKVVVTSTTAVYGSSPNDPALFKESAAPDTGHPDGYGKDAVEVESYARAFGRRREDVTLTILRFAELVGPRVDTPLTRYLALPVVPTVLGYDPRLQLCHEDDAVAVLERAVHGDHHGTTNVAGSGIVYLSQAVRIAGRVPVPVTMPFAHGIASVVRRAQVDLGPEQLPLLMYGRVGDITRLRERFGYAPAYTTREALVDFLTRREVAPVLDPGRVARVERRLHALLARPAKETTP, encoded by the coding sequence GTGGCCGAGCGCAGTCGGCGCCGCGTGCTCATCACCGGCATCGCCGGCGTGCTCGCCAGCCGGCTGGCCACCCGCCTCGCCGCCGACGACGGCGTCGGCTACGTCGCAGGCGTCGACCTGCGCGAGCCGCCCGAGGATCTTGACGGCGTCGAGTTCATCCGTGCCGACCTGCGCAGCCCCCTCGTCGCGAAGGTCGTCGAATCCACGCAGGTCGACACGATCGTGCACCTGCACGTCGTCGCGACACCGCGGGCTGCCGGCGGGCGGGCCCGGATGAAGGAGCACAACATCATCGGGACCATGCAGCTGCTCGGCGCCGCCCAGCGGGCGCCGGCGCTGCGCAAGGTCGTCGTCACGTCGACCACCGCGGTGTACGGCTCGAGCCCGAACGACCCGGCGCTGTTCAAGGAGAGCGCTGCCCCTGATACGGGCCATCCCGACGGCTACGGCAAGGATGCCGTGGAGGTCGAGTCCTACGCCCGCGCGTTCGGGCGGCGCCGGGAGGACGTCACCCTCACCATCCTGCGCTTCGCGGAACTCGTCGGCCCGCGCGTCGACACGCCGCTGACCCGCTACCTCGCCCTGCCGGTGGTCCCCACGGTGCTCGGCTACGACCCGCGGCTGCAGCTCTGCCACGAGGACGACGCCGTCGCCGTGCTCGAGCGGGCGGTGCACGGCGACCACCACGGGACCACCAACGTCGCCGGGTCGGGCATCGTGTACCTGTCGCAGGCGGTCCGCATCGCGGGACGGGTGCCGGTGCCGGTGACCATGCCGTTCGCCCACGGCATCGCGAGCGTCGTCCGGCGCGCCCAGGTCGATCTCGGCCCCGAGCAGCTGCCGCTGCTCATGTACGGCCGGGTTGGTGACATCACGCGGCTGCGTGAGCGGTTCGGCTACGCGCCCGCCTACACCACCCGCGAGGCGCTGGTCGACTTCCTCACCCGCCGGGAGGTCGCCCCGGTCCTAGACCCGGGCAGGGTCGCCCGCGTCGAGCGTCGCCTGCACGCGCTGCTCGCCCGCCCCGCGAAGGAGACGACGCCGTGA
- a CDS encoding lasso peptide biosynthesis PqqD family chaperone — MPLKLRDGISTAEVDYGTALLDERRGQYWNLNPTGALVLRVLLEGGTADQAARALVEEYAVDLDSACLDVEELVENLRSAGLIEQ, encoded by the coding sequence ATGCCACTGAAGCTGCGTGACGGCATCTCGACGGCGGAGGTCGACTACGGCACGGCGCTGCTCGACGAGCGCCGCGGGCAGTACTGGAACCTGAACCCGACCGGTGCCCTGGTCCTGCGTGTGCTGCTCGAGGGGGGCACGGCCGACCAGGCGGCCCGAGCGCTCGTCGAGGAGTACGCGGTCGACCTCGACAGCGCGTGCCTCGACGTCGAGGAGCTCGTGGAGAACCTCCGTTCCGCCGGGCTCATCGAGCAGTAG
- a CDS encoding alpha/beta hydrolase, with translation MTEERAPEWFAAALAAEVAVAEVAVRGCPVRYRTWGRPGAPGIVLIHGGAAHARWWDHLAPILAGDGRHHVVAFDLSGHGDSGWRETYGLEVWPEEALAVAEHAGIEHPPVLVGHSMGGFVVIGAAALHGDRLAGGIIVDSPVRRPDPESQEGRSGRMFRKPKVYPSLDDALAHFHLVPPQPPPPLHVVDHVARHSLRHTREGWTWKFDPRVFVAREDPSPADFGDLLARVRCRMAVLHGELSEIVDADVTDYMSERLGRTAPFVEIPQAHHHLILDQPLSFVTGVRALLADWEHSVPHRIPGLADTGGVARSDSPTR, from the coding sequence GTGACGGAGGAGCGGGCGCCCGAGTGGTTCGCGGCGGCGCTGGCCGCCGAGGTCGCCGTCGCCGAGGTCGCCGTGCGCGGCTGCCCGGTGCGCTACCGCACGTGGGGCCGGCCGGGCGCCCCGGGCATCGTGCTCATCCACGGCGGCGCCGCCCACGCCCGGTGGTGGGACCACCTCGCGCCGATCCTCGCCGGCGACGGACGCCACCACGTCGTCGCCTTCGACCTGTCGGGCCACGGCGACTCGGGCTGGCGCGAGACGTACGGCCTCGAGGTCTGGCCGGAGGAGGCGCTCGCGGTCGCCGAGCACGCCGGCATCGAGCACCCGCCGGTCCTCGTCGGCCACTCCATGGGCGGGTTCGTCGTCATCGGCGCCGCGGCGCTCCACGGGGACCGCCTGGCCGGTGGGATCATCGTCGACTCACCGGTGCGCCGGCCCGACCCCGAGTCCCAGGAGGGACGCAGCGGGCGGATGTTCCGCAAGCCGAAGGTCTACCCGTCACTCGACGATGCGCTCGCGCACTTCCACCTCGTGCCCCCGCAGCCGCCGCCGCCGCTCCACGTCGTCGACCACGTCGCCCGCCACAGCCTGCGCCACACGCGCGAGGGCTGGACGTGGAAGTTCGACCCGCGGGTGTTCGTCGCCCGCGAGGACCCCTCACCCGCGGACTTCGGCGACCTGCTCGCGCGGGTGCGCTGCCGCATGGCGGTCCTCCACGGCGAGCTGTCGGAGATCGTCGACGCCGACGTGACCGACTACATGTCCGAGCGGCTCGGGCGTACCGCGCCGTTCGTCGAGATCCCCCAGGCCCACCACCATCTCATCCTCGACCAGCCGCTGTCCTTCGTGACCGGGGTCCGCGCGCTGCTGGCCGACTGGGAGCACTCGGTGCCCCACCGCATCCCCGGGCTCGCCGACACCGGCGGGGTCGCCCGCTCGGACTCACCGACCCGCTAG
- a CDS encoding TIGR00730 family Rossman fold protein codes for MVEPIRSVCVFCASSEAVAPGYRAVAAELGRAIAAEGWELVYGGGSIGLMGEVARAALTAGAHVTGVIPHRLADREIALHEVSELVRTDTMRERKAVMDERSDAFVVLPGGIGTLEELVEMLTLKQLGYHNRAIVVLDTQGYWDPLLAQIARMVAERFVSPHLVDLWQVRSTVAETVAALRAYTPPPYHPGAPAELEAIEGPRTW; via the coding sequence ATGGTCGAGCCCATCCGGTCCGTGTGCGTCTTCTGCGCCTCGAGCGAGGCGGTGGCTCCCGGCTACCGCGCCGTGGCGGCCGAGCTCGGGCGGGCCATCGCCGCCGAGGGCTGGGAGCTCGTGTACGGCGGCGGCAGCATCGGGCTCATGGGCGAGGTGGCCCGCGCCGCGCTCACCGCCGGCGCGCACGTCACCGGCGTCATCCCTCACCGCCTCGCCGACCGGGAGATCGCCCTGCACGAGGTGAGCGAGCTCGTGCGCACCGACACCATGCGGGAGCGCAAGGCGGTGATGGACGAGCGCAGCGACGCGTTCGTGGTCCTGCCCGGGGGCATCGGCACCCTCGAGGAGCTCGTGGAGATGCTCACGTTGAAGCAGCTCGGGTACCACAACCGGGCGATCGTGGTGCTCGACACCCAGGGGTACTGGGACCCCCTCCTCGCGCAGATCGCGCGGATGGTCGCCGAGCGCTTCGTCTCACCCCACCTCGTCGACCTCTGGCAGGTACGCAGCACCGTCGCGGAGACCGTCGCCGCGCTCCGCGCCTACACGCCGCCGCCCTACCACCCGGGCGCGCCGGCCGAGCTCGAGGCCATCGAAGGTCCCCGCACCTGGTAG
- a CDS encoding ABC transporter ATP-binding protein, translating to MTAEPVTPVENDVGWRDILTVVRGHGRWVAAGVVLTVAASALSLVQPLVVKRLIDAAGTGPILWGLVGLLVVLFAGQALLQAATRYLLARTSEGIVVGLRLNLIGHLLRLHMPAYDRYRIGDLISRAGTDTAALRRVIAEGFTDVVAGGIGVLGAVAFMIWLDWALFLIVATLIVVGGTIVLSVLRGIRSSSLRTQQATGEMTADLERALSAVRTIRASQAEQRETERIGGRARAAYAQGVRLAKLDAVVGPASELAVSGSFLAVLLVGGMRVTTGATSVADLVAFLLYMTYLAVPIGALFMAVSAIQQGTGALHRINEILDLPPEPGSATSAVLAARSRPVRVAGLPPGARPNPGAAPVLEFRDVWFGYEPGRAVLRGVSFAVPERSHIALVGPSGAGKSTIFALAERFYDPDRGEILFAGTDVRDIDRAEHRARIGFVEQHCPILHGTLRDNLLYTVPDADEGKVERVVALANLTEVLDRLPRGLDTPVGEHGMMLSGGERQRLAIARSLLSRPGLLLLDEPTSQLDPVNEAALAATLDQVADECALLVIAHRYSTVRAADRVIVLDRGEVVAAGSHDELLDTSAYYRSLAAGWLDGSAPLPSAPSRTA from the coding sequence GTGACGGCGGAGCCGGTCACGCCGGTCGAGAACGACGTCGGCTGGCGCGACATCCTCACCGTCGTCCGGGGCCACGGACGGTGGGTGGCCGCCGGCGTGGTGCTCACGGTGGCCGCCTCGGCGCTCAGCCTCGTCCAGCCGCTCGTCGTAAAACGGCTGATCGACGCAGCCGGCACGGGGCCGATCCTCTGGGGCCTCGTCGGGCTGCTCGTGGTGCTGTTCGCCGGCCAGGCCCTGCTCCAGGCCGCGACGCGCTACCTGCTCGCACGCACAAGCGAGGGCATCGTCGTCGGCCTGCGGCTCAACCTCATCGGTCACCTCCTGCGGTTGCACATGCCCGCGTACGACCGCTACCGCATCGGCGACCTCATCTCGCGGGCCGGGACCGACACGGCCGCCCTCCGGCGGGTCATCGCCGAGGGGTTCACCGACGTCGTCGCCGGGGGCATCGGCGTGCTCGGCGCCGTCGCCTTCATGATCTGGCTGGACTGGGCGCTCTTCCTCATCGTCGCGACGCTCATCGTGGTCGGCGGCACGATCGTGCTGTCGGTCCTGCGCGGAATTCGGAGCTCGTCCCTGCGCACCCAGCAGGCCACCGGGGAGATGACAGCCGACCTCGAGCGCGCGCTCAGCGCCGTCCGCACCATCAGGGCCAGCCAGGCCGAGCAGCGGGAGACGGAGCGCATCGGCGGGCGGGCGCGTGCCGCCTACGCGCAAGGTGTGCGCTTGGCGAAGCTCGACGCGGTCGTCGGACCGGCGAGCGAGCTCGCCGTGAGTGGATCCTTTCTCGCGGTGCTGCTCGTCGGCGGCATGCGGGTGACGACCGGCGCCACGTCAGTGGCCGACCTCGTCGCCTTTCTGCTCTACATGACCTACCTCGCGGTGCCGATCGGGGCGCTGTTCATGGCCGTGAGCGCGATCCAGCAGGGCACCGGGGCGCTGCATCGCATCAACGAGATCCTCGACCTGCCGCCGGAGCCCGGCAGCGCAACATCGGCCGTCCTTGCCGCCCGGTCGCGTCCCGTGCGGGTAGCCGGCCTGCCGCCAGGTGCCCGCCCGAACCCCGGGGCCGCCCCCGTACTGGAGTTCCGCGACGTGTGGTTCGGCTACGAGCCGGGGCGGGCGGTCCTGCGGGGTGTGTCCTTCGCGGTGCCCGAGCGCAGCCACATCGCCCTCGTCGGCCCGTCCGGCGCGGGCAAGTCCACGATCTTCGCCCTCGCCGAGCGCTTCTACGACCCCGACCGGGGCGAGATCCTCTTCGCCGGCACCGACGTGCGGGACATCGACCGCGCCGAACACCGCGCGCGGATCGGTTTCGTCGAGCAGCACTGCCCGATCCTGCACGGCACGCTGCGCGACAACCTCCTATACACGGTCCCCGACGCCGATGAGGGCAAGGTCGAGCGGGTCGTGGCGCTCGCCAACCTCACCGAGGTCCTCGACCGGCTGCCACGCGGCCTGGACACCCCCGTCGGCGAGCACGGCATGATGCTGTCCGGCGGCGAGCGCCAGCGGCTGGCGATCGCCCGCTCGCTGCTCAGCCGCCCCGGCCTGCTGCTGCTCGACGAGCCGACCTCCCAGCTGGACCCCGTCAACGAGGCGGCGCTTGCCGCCACCCTCGACCAGGTCGCCGACGAGTGCGCCCTGCTCGTCATCGCCCACCGCTACTCGACGGTCCGCGCCGCCGACCGGGTGATCGTGCTCGACCGCGGCGAGGTCGTCGCCGCCGGCAGCCACGACGAGCTGCTCGACACCAGCGCCTACTACCGCAGCCTGGCCGCGGGCTGGCTCGACGGCAGCGCGCCCCTGCCGAGCGCACCCTCCCGCACCGCCTGA
- a CDS encoding DUF5667 domain-containing protein, whose protein sequence is MTPTDVDALARLLDGDPTLNGEVTEESRALGRLAHVLATAKPVPARPEFKAALRAKLVDAAREQARVPALTRMRTGIGASTARWRYSTRAAAATGAAALALSSGGLAVAADRALPSDVLYPAKLVIEDVRIALVRDDVSRGAAHLAQASTRISEAEAAAGDGNQAGAAVALLKADEALRTGAGELLRAYTQRGDASSVERLADFTDQQRARLARLDDLLAGEAAEAARILRVAFERIEARMMSVVGACEGCEGATPEPRPGADLADIPPAHEAFEECPCDLGPSGGDAGTVDAEPPGPSLDGAPEAPPVQDMPPAATDTPSVQPPAEAPTDDPGVPQPDPNHEPPPLTVPDLPSVAEPRRSSDSGVVDAIVRGVLHVLLP, encoded by the coding sequence ATGACCCCGACTGACGTTGACGCCCTTGCGCGACTGCTCGACGGCGACCCCACCCTGAACGGGGAGGTCACCGAGGAGTCGCGCGCCCTCGGCCGGCTCGCCCACGTGCTCGCCACGGCCAAGCCGGTGCCGGCTCGGCCCGAGTTCAAAGCCGCCCTGCGGGCCAAGCTCGTCGACGCGGCGCGCGAGCAGGCGCGCGTCCCGGCCCTCACCCGGATGCGCACGGGCATCGGCGCGAGCACCGCACGCTGGCGCTACTCCACGCGCGCGGCGGCCGCCACCGGCGCGGCGGCGCTCGCGCTGTCGAGCGGTGGCCTGGCCGTGGCCGCCGACCGGGCGCTGCCGAGCGACGTGCTCTACCCGGCGAAGCTCGTCATCGAGGACGTCCGCATCGCCCTCGTCCGCGACGACGTCAGCCGCGGCGCGGCGCACCTCGCCCAGGCGAGCACCCGCATCAGCGAGGCGGAGGCCGCAGCAGGCGACGGCAACCAGGCGGGGGCCGCCGTCGCGCTGTTGAAGGCGGACGAGGCGCTGCGCACCGGGGCCGGCGAGCTCTTGCGCGCCTACACGCAGCGCGGGGACGCGAGCTCGGTGGAGCGGCTGGCGGACTTCACCGACCAGCAGCGGGCCCGCCTCGCCCGCCTCGACGACCTGCTCGCCGGCGAGGCCGCCGAAGCGGCCCGTATCCTCAGAGTCGCCTTCGAGCGCATCGAGGCGCGGATGATGTCGGTCGTGGGCGCCTGCGAGGGCTGCGAGGGCGCGACCCCCGAGCCGAGGCCGGGCGCCGACCTCGCCGACATCCCGCCTGCCCACGAGGCGTTCGAGGAGTGCCCCTGCGACCTCGGCCCGTCCGGCGGTGACGCCGGCACGGTGGACGCCGAGCCGCCCGGGCCGTCCCTGGACGGGGCGCCCGAGGCGCCGCCCGTCCAAGACATGCCGCCGGCCGCCACGGACACACCCTCGGTGCAACCGCCGGCCGAAGCGCCGACGGACGACCCCGGCGTGCCGCAGCCGGACCCCAACCACGAGCCTCCCCCCTTGACGGTGCCCGACCTGCCGAGCGTGGCCGAGCCGCGGCGGTCGAGCGACAGCGGCGTGGTCGACGCCATCGTGCGGGGCGTCCTCCACGTCCTCCTGCCCTAG
- a CDS encoding DUF2905 domain-containing protein yields the protein MDSRSLGLLIVALGVGAVIVGLLVASGGLSWFGRLPGDIRYETERTRVFIPITSMILVSVLLTVVLSLIGRWR from the coding sequence ATGGACTCCCGCTCGCTCGGACTGCTGATCGTGGCGCTCGGTGTGGGCGCGGTGATCGTCGGGCTGCTCGTGGCCTCCGGTGGCTTGTCGTGGTTCGGACGACTGCCGGGCGACATCCGCTACGAGACCGAGCGCACCCGCGTGTTCATCCCGATCACCTCGATGATCCTCGTCTCGGTCCTGCTCACGGTGGTCCTGTCGCTCATCGGCCGCTGGCGCTGA
- a CDS encoding SAM-dependent chlorinase/fluorinase, with protein MPAARAIITFTSDYGLRDPFVGVCRAVVARIAPHARLIDLCHGIPRHDVVAGALTLADCAGYLPPGVHLAVVDPGVGTTREAVAVAAGDHLLVGPDNGLLVPAAERLGGARAAWALTRGAYRLEPVSATFHGRDVFAPAAAHLACGVAPDELGPPRDPAGLVRPDLPAPWRDAGRVEGVVVLVDGFGNASLNVSGDDLAAAGLRVGDRVAVAVGRRSAVATVSRTFADVAEGALAVLLDSFGRVALAVNGGDAAAALGATRGTRVSLARQ; from the coding sequence ATGCCTGCCGCCCGAGCCATCATCACGTTCACGTCCGACTACGGCCTGCGCGACCCCTTCGTCGGCGTGTGCCGCGCCGTCGTCGCGCGGATCGCCCCGCATGCCCGGTTGATCGACCTCTGTCACGGGATCCCGCGCCACGACGTGGTCGCCGGCGCGCTAACCCTCGCCGACTGCGCCGGCTACCTGCCGCCCGGCGTGCACCTCGCCGTCGTCGACCCCGGGGTGGGCACGACGCGGGAGGCGGTGGCGGTCGCCGCCGGTGATCACCTGCTCGTCGGGCCCGACAACGGGCTCCTCGTACCGGCGGCGGAGCGGCTCGGCGGGGCGCGCGCCGCCTGGGCGCTCACCCGGGGCGCCTACCGGCTGGAGCCGGTGTCCGCGACGTTCCACGGCCGGGACGTGTTCGCGCCCGCCGCGGCGCACCTCGCATGCGGTGTGGCGCCCGACGAGCTCGGGCCGCCCCGGGACCCCGCCGGTCTCGTGCGTCCCGACCTGCCCGCTCCATGGCGCGACGCGGGGCGGGTCGAGGGCGTCGTCGTGCTCGTCGACGGCTTCGGCAACGCGTCGCTGAACGTCAGTGGTGACGATCTCGCGGCCGCGGGTCTGCGGGTCGGGGACCGGGTCGCGGTCGCTGTCGGGCGCCGGTCGGCCGTCGCGACGGTGTCCCGCACCTTCGCCGACGTGGCGGAGGGGGCGCTCGCCGTCCTCCTCGACAGCTTCGGCCGCGTGGCGCTCGCCGTGAACGGCGGCGACGCCGCCGCCGCGCTCGGCGCCACGCGCGGGACCCGCGTGTCCCTGGCCCGGCAGTGA
- a CDS encoding sigma-70 family RNA polymerase sigma factor yields the protein MRTSSEPAGTVAASAASLPSPAPASAADPDVVEQVQAAQEGSAQAFALLYDRYVDQVFSYVYHRVGHRQTAEDLVGDVFLRALRRITSFKWQGVDFGAWLITIARNRVHDHFKSARFRLEATVEEVFDTPGSSTADDPEEAAIHGDLARQVHEALSQLKGEQAEVLYLRFIQHLNVAETGAVMGKSDGAVKALQYRALKSLAKHVPQELGKL from the coding sequence GTGAGGACGTCGAGCGAGCCGGCCGGCACGGTCGCGGCCTCCGCGGCGTCCCTGCCGTCCCCCGCGCCCGCCTCGGCGGCTGATCCCGACGTCGTCGAGCAGGTGCAGGCGGCCCAGGAAGGGTCCGCCCAGGCCTTCGCGCTGCTCTACGACCGCTACGTCGACCAGGTCTTCTCCTACGTCTACCACCGGGTCGGGCACCGCCAGACGGCCGAGGACCTCGTCGGGGATGTGTTCCTTCGCGCCCTGCGGCGCATCACCTCATTCAAGTGGCAGGGCGTGGACTTCGGCGCGTGGCTCATCACCATCGCCCGCAACCGCGTCCACGACCACTTCAAGAGCGCCCGGTTCCGCCTCGAGGCCACCGTCGAGGAGGTCTTCGACACGCCGGGCTCGAGCACGGCCGACGACCCGGAGGAGGCGGCGATCCACGGCGACCTCGCCCGGCAGGTTCACGAGGCGCTGTCGCAGCTCAAGGGCGAGCAGGCCGAGGTGCTCTACCTCCGCTTCATCCAGCACCTCAACGTCGCCGAAACCGGCGCAGTTATGGGCAAGTCCGACGGAGCGGTGAAGGCGCTGCAGTACCGGGCGCTGAAGTCGCTGGCGAAGCACGTCCCCCAGGAGCTCGGCAAGCTGTGA